TGTCCCTATCACCTTCGCCGTCCGCAGGTCGGTCCTCTTCGCGAAGCTCTTGGAGGCGAGGGACTTCTCGATGGACCTCATCTCCTCGCTCAAGAGGAAGAGGTAGCGGTAGGTGAAGAGGAATATCTGGAGGACAACCTCCGGGAACCGGAGCCCCCTCAGGGCCTGGACGGTGATGTTGAAGGGGGAGGTGGCGAAGAGTGGGTAGGCGAGGAGGACGGCGGAGACCCCCCTCGCGAGGATGAGGGAGCCGAGGAGGAGGCCGTCGAGGCTGAGGTCCACCGCCGATACGGCGACGGTCCTCTCCCCGCCCCCGGTGAAGGGGAGGATGAAGAAGATGGGAAGGATGAAGATCACCGGCCACCTCGCCCTCCTGGCCACGTCCCTCAGGGGGAGCCTCGAGGCGAGGAGGACCGCCATGGAGAGGGCGAGGCCGAGGAGCGCCACCCTGACGCTCTCCACCATGACGACGGAGAAGATCAGGACGAGGATCGAGGCGACCTTAGCCCGGGGGTCCCACCGGTGGATGGGAGAGTCGATCCCGGAGGAGGCGTCGATGTCAAGGCCGCTCAAGATCCCGCCCCCATCCCCGCTCCTATCTCCTCCTCTTCGAGGCGTAGATCATCGATATCCCGGCGATCCCCAGGAGGTAGCCGAAGCCCGCGGCGACCTTCATCGCCACCGGGAGCTCCGGCTCGACGGAGCCGACTCCAGCCGCTCCTATCTTCGTCTCCGCCCGATGGCCGACGGAGGAGGTGACGAAGAGGAGGTCTTCGACCTTCCTCCCCTCCGGCCTGAAGACGAAGACCCCTCCGGCGTCGGTGGTCCCCTCGCCGACGAGGTCATCGCCGTCGTAGGCCTGGACGGCGACCCCCCCGGCGGGGGTGCCGTCGTCGTAGAAGACGGATAGGGCCACCTCCTCGATGGAATAGCCCATCAGCATCCGGTGGCCGGCGGCGGTGCCGGCGAAGAAGAGGACCGCCAGGACCGCATATAAGGCGACCCTATTCATCTCTTCCTCACCCTCCACCCTATCAGGAGGCCGGGGAAGAGGGCGAGGCCCAGAGCCTTCGCCTCCGGGGAGGGAGGCCTCTCTGCCGAGACGGTGAGGTACCCCTCCTCGGAGTGGCCGGCTCCAGAGATGGCGTACCGCCACTCGCCGGTCCCCTTTCCTGGGAGGGTCACCTTGTAGATCCCCTGGGCGTCGGTCACCCCCGCCTCGTAGAGGTCGTAGTCTTGCGTCGTCCCGTTCAGCCGGTATATCGAGATATCGGCGTTCTTCGCAGGCTCGCCGTCGTCGTAGATGGCGAAGATCTCCAGGCTCATCCTGTGGCCTAAGAACATCCTGTGCGCCTCCGCCATCCCCGCGGTGAGGAGGAGGAGGAGGAAGACCAAAATTACAGCTCTTCTCAAAATCAATCGCCTCCATAGCCAGAATCCCTGGCGCGGATAAGCATCTCCGGCTTGACGGCCTGGAGGAAGCCCGCCGCAAGCCCCACCACCGCCGCCTCGATGAGGATGATGGGGATGTGGACGGCGAGGACGAGGGCGGCGATCTCAGTGAACGCCTCCCCCAGGACGAGGAGCTCTGCGGATAAGATCAGAGTGGCGCCGAGGACGGCGGCTCCCCCCGCCAGGCCGCCGAAGACCACCTCCCTCCTCGGCGACGGAAGGCGCCGGCGCCCCTCGAAGATCTTCCAGGCGAGGAGGGCCGGAAGCCCCATGTTGACGGCGTTGACCCCGATGACGCTGATACCGCCGTGCTGGAAGAGGACCGCCTGGAGGGTGAGGGCGACGGCGACGCTGACGAAGGCCCTCTTCCCCAGGAGGATCCCCGCGAGGCCGTTCATCACCAGGTGGACACTCGTCGGCCCGACGGGGAAGTGGACGAGGGAGGCGACGAAGACCGCCGCGGTGATGAGGGAGATCTTGGGGATCTCCTCCGCCCGGACGTCCCTCAAGGTGACGAAGAGGAGGAGGCCGGCGAGGGCGAAGCCCGCGGCGAGGACGGGGGGCGAGAGGACGCCGTCGGAGATGTGGACCAAAGGCTCACCTGCCGCACCAGAAGCTGAGGTAGCCGGTGGGGGCGATCTGGTCGTAGTCGAGGCTCTCCCCCTCCCGGTACCGGCCGCTCGGATCGTCGCTGGTGGCGGTCCAGGTTCCGGACTCCTCGACCGTCGCCTCGAAGGAGAGGACCCAGAGGCCGGGGCTGGAGAGGTCGAACTCGATCGTCCCGTCGGAGGTGGTCCCCTCGACCTCGCTA
The sequence above is drawn from the Methanothrix harundinacea 6Ac genome and encodes:
- the cbiM gene encoding cobalt transporter CbiM; its protein translation is MVHISDGVLSPPVLAAGFALAGLLLFVTLRDVRAEEIPKISLITAAVFVASLVHFPVGPTSVHLVMNGLAGILLGKRAFVSVAVALTLQAVLFQHGGISVIGVNAVNMGLPALLAWKIFEGRRRLPSPRREVVFGGLAGGAAVLGATLILSAELLVLGEAFTEIAALVLAVHIPIILIEAAVVGLAAGFLQAVKPEMLIRARDSGYGGD
- the cbiQ gene encoding cobalt ECF transporter T component CbiQ is translated as MSGLDIDASSGIDSPIHRWDPRAKVASILVLIFSVVMVESVRVALLGLALSMAVLLASRLPLRDVARRARWPVIFILPIFFILPFTGGGERTVAVSAVDLSLDGLLLGSLILARGVSAVLLAYPLFATSPFNITVQALRGLRFPEVVLQIFLFTYRYLFLLSEEMRSIEKSLASKSFAKRTDLRTAKVIGTALGMLFVRSYERSERIYRAMVSRGYDGALPSSGKFQMKRGDWAKSLAVVGAALLLQLIDHAATQGMIL